The Catenulispora sp. MAP5-51 genome has a window encoding:
- a CDS encoding ArsR/SmtB family transcription factor: MRIHFTPEDLLRIRFAEEPAPLLELGLALATLRRPAADPVFTRWRREAARSLPARARPLLTLVPASGAGPQFLDPMVADVEEGLDRVAASPRGQVRQELVRVVGLGQPKTPWTQRIADLERGAWGELLAGLHAAYSSILTEPWRRLRAGFHAEVSWRTSGWGRLGLGPGLAALLPGSRLDGLVWHLAPEKEFDLHLNGRGLTLYPSAMWSGPPLVGTYSDHSKLLVYPALTPLPLLPEPHDADPLGTLLGRTRAQVLEALAEQRTTGSLARDLGISAASASQHATALREAGLVATRREGKAAWHGCTALGAELLRTGVR; encoded by the coding sequence ATGCGGATCCACTTCACGCCCGAGGACCTGCTGCGCATTCGCTTCGCCGAGGAGCCGGCACCGTTGCTGGAACTGGGTCTGGCGCTCGCGACCCTGCGCCGCCCGGCCGCCGACCCGGTCTTCACCCGCTGGCGGCGGGAGGCGGCACGTTCGCTCCCGGCACGCGCCCGGCCGCTGCTGACCCTGGTCCCGGCCTCCGGAGCCGGGCCGCAGTTCCTGGACCCGATGGTGGCGGACGTCGAGGAGGGCCTCGACCGCGTGGCGGCCTCGCCGCGCGGCCAGGTGCGGCAGGAGTTGGTCCGGGTCGTGGGGCTCGGGCAGCCGAAGACGCCGTGGACGCAGCGGATCGCGGACCTGGAGCGCGGCGCGTGGGGCGAGCTGCTCGCGGGACTGCACGCCGCCTACAGCAGCATCCTGACAGAGCCCTGGCGGCGCCTGCGGGCGGGCTTCCACGCGGAAGTGTCCTGGCGTACCAGCGGCTGGGGACGCCTCGGACTCGGTCCGGGACTGGCGGCGCTGCTGCCGGGCTCGCGCCTGGACGGACTGGTCTGGCACCTGGCCCCGGAGAAGGAGTTCGACCTGCACCTCAACGGACGCGGCCTGACCCTGTACCCGTCGGCGATGTGGAGCGGGCCACCGCTGGTCGGCACGTACTCGGACCACTCCAAGCTGCTGGTCTATCCGGCACTCACACCACTGCCACTCCTCCCCGAACCGCACGACGCCGACCCCCTGGGCACCCTGCTGGGACGCACCCGCGCGCAGGTACTGGAGGCCCTGGCCGAGCAGCGCACGACCGGGAGTCTGGCGCGGGATCTGGGCATCAGCGCGGCCTCGGCATCGCAGCACGCGACGGCACTGCGCGAGGCAGGGTTGGTGGCGACGCGGCGGGAGGGGAAGGCGGCGTGGCACGGGTGCACCGCGCTGGGAGCGGAGTTGCTCCGGACAGGGGTGCGGTAG
- a CDS encoding cobyric acid synthase: MIDSGGGTGSLLVAGTTSDAGKSLLTAGICRWLARQGVRVAPFKAQNMSNNSMVVGSGGPGESAGAEIGRAQVMQAAAAGVEPEVAMNPVLLKPGSDRTSQVVLLGKVFAEASATSYQDLKPRLREAVLASYQDLKSRFDAVICEGAGSPTEINLREGDLVNMGLARPLGMPVVVVGDIDRGGVFAAFHGTVALLDAEDQKLISGFIINKFRGDPSLLTPGLRQIEGFTGRPVIGVVPWLPGIRLDAEDALPIEAYRAAATTEGARLRVAVVRFPRVSNFTDVDALAIEPGVDVEFTASASAIESADLVVLPGTKSTVADLAWLRERGLEPALAKRAAQGRPILGICGGYQMLGTEIEDEVESRRGTVAGLGLLPVRTVFDPVKTLTRPTGFGLGEAVDGYEIHNGQVQVTGGETLFTDASGAALEGCRDGAVWGTIWHGALESDGFRRAYLARVAEACGVRFEPDASVSFAAEREKQLDRLGDAVEEHLDTDRLWRLIEGGPTAGLPLLAPGAGS, encoded by the coding sequence ATGATCGATTCTGGCGGCGGGACGGGCTCGCTGCTCGTCGCCGGCACGACCTCGGACGCCGGCAAGAGCTTGCTCACCGCGGGGATCTGCCGCTGGCTGGCGCGGCAGGGTGTGCGCGTGGCGCCGTTCAAGGCGCAGAACATGTCGAACAACTCGATGGTGGTCGGCAGCGGTGGGCCGGGGGAGTCCGCCGGCGCTGAGATCGGGCGCGCGCAGGTGATGCAGGCGGCCGCCGCCGGGGTCGAGCCGGAAGTGGCGATGAACCCGGTGCTGCTCAAGCCGGGCAGCGACCGGACGAGCCAGGTGGTGTTGCTGGGCAAGGTGTTCGCCGAGGCCTCGGCGACGTCGTACCAGGACCTGAAGCCGAGGCTGCGCGAGGCGGTGCTGGCGTCGTATCAGGACCTGAAGTCGCGCTTCGACGCGGTGATCTGCGAGGGCGCCGGCTCGCCGACCGAGATCAACCTGCGCGAGGGCGACCTGGTCAACATGGGACTGGCCCGGCCGCTGGGGATGCCGGTGGTGGTGGTCGGCGACATCGACCGGGGCGGGGTGTTCGCGGCCTTCCACGGGACCGTGGCCCTGCTGGACGCCGAGGACCAGAAGCTCATATCAGGGTTCATCATCAACAAGTTCCGGGGCGACCCCTCGCTGTTGACGCCCGGACTGCGGCAGATCGAGGGGTTCACCGGCCGGCCGGTGATCGGCGTGGTGCCGTGGCTGCCCGGGATCCGGCTGGACGCCGAGGACGCGCTGCCGATCGAGGCGTACCGCGCCGCGGCAACGACCGAGGGCGCCCGGCTGCGGGTCGCCGTGGTCCGCTTCCCACGGGTCTCCAACTTCACCGACGTGGACGCGCTGGCGATCGAGCCCGGGGTGGACGTCGAGTTCACGGCGTCGGCCTCCGCGATCGAGTCGGCGGACCTGGTGGTGCTGCCGGGCACGAAGTCGACGGTCGCGGACCTGGCCTGGCTGCGCGAGCGCGGCCTGGAACCGGCGCTGGCCAAGCGCGCGGCCCAGGGACGGCCGATCCTGGGGATCTGCGGCGGCTACCAGATGCTCGGGACCGAGATCGAGGACGAGGTCGAGTCGCGCCGGGGGACCGTCGCAGGGCTCGGACTCCTGCCGGTGCGCACCGTGTTCGACCCGGTCAAGACCCTGACTCGGCCCACGGGCTTCGGGCTCGGCGAGGCGGTCGACGGCTACGAGATCCACAACGGCCAGGTCCAGGTCACCGGTGGCGAGACGCTGTTCACCGACGCATCCGGTGCGGCCTTGGAAGGCTGCCGCGACGGCGCGGTGTGGGGGACGATCTGGCACGGTGCGCTGGAGAGCGACGGATTCCGGCGCGCGTACTTGGCGCGGGTGGCGGAGGCGTGCGGCGTGCGCTTCGAGCCGGATGCCTCGGTGTCGTTCGCGGCGGAGCGGGAGAAGCAGCTCGACCGGCTCGGTGATGCGGTGGAGGAGCACCTGGACACCGATCGGTTGTGGCGGCTGATCGAGGGCGGACCGACGGCAGGGCTGCCGCTGCTGGCTCCCGGCGCCGGTTCCTAG